One Flavobacterium sp. 90 DNA segment encodes these proteins:
- a CDS encoding RagB/SusD family nutrient uptake outer membrane protein, which translates to MKKYTYNKITILTFCLFSLFGCTDMLDQEPMGLATPQNFWVSQANVESALAGDYALLKEALTKDSNFLLWGEFTGMTFMNSQFWIVDYIEGNGNYVLAYRDDSRNWKGFYRAANWALSIEKHVSEMPDNAFKSKAEKNRLIGEAAFVRSLSYFYLARIWGDAPIVDEVIETSDQLIKDGNIVTKPRENELKVLDFSLAAANKAIGLLEYSTPGAPKWAITANKASAEALKAHITLWYASRDHGNNAMITQALAAANSVIQNSHASLIDYVNEGVDGFNDMCIGQSKTGLFEINISAAMNESYRVDGGDTTPTGLTLTNPFFLNPNSNAPIISDDFYGKDMMNSDSDRDNDKRKELFFSNFDSNEQSSLMKYSQATRDGQASDPYARFSESNILIFRLADIYLLRAEANMKLGNTSAAVADINTIRSKANVPNYTGATDNESLTKAIFDERAIELVGEGQSGFDRIRMNYFAGVSWMNPTRIAHKGCFWPIDPSVISINSAIIQTDFWKGKL; encoded by the coding sequence ATGAAAAAGTATACATACAATAAAATAACGATTCTGACTTTTTGTTTGTTTAGCCTTTTTGGCTGTACAGATATGTTGGATCAAGAACCAATGGGTTTGGCAACTCCGCAAAATTTTTGGGTTTCTCAGGCCAATGTTGAATCAGCATTAGCAGGAGATTATGCGTTGCTAAAAGAGGCTTTGACCAAAGATTCAAACTTCTTGTTATGGGGAGAATTTACCGGAATGACTTTTATGAACAGTCAATTCTGGATTGTAGATTATATCGAAGGAAACGGAAATTATGTTTTGGCGTATCGTGATGATTCGCGCAATTGGAAAGGTTTTTACAGAGCGGCAAACTGGGCTCTTTCTATCGAAAAACACGTGAGTGAAATGCCGGATAACGCTTTCAAATCAAAAGCCGAAAAAAACAGGCTTATTGGCGAAGCAGCTTTTGTAAGATCATTATCCTATTTCTATTTGGCTCGTATCTGGGGAGATGCGCCAATTGTAGATGAGGTTATAGAGACTTCAGATCAATTGATTAAGGACGGTAACATTGTTACAAAACCAAGAGAGAATGAACTTAAAGTCCTGGATTTTTCTTTGGCTGCAGCCAATAAAGCAATTGGTTTATTAGAATACTCTACTCCCGGTGCTCCTAAATGGGCTATTACTGCCAATAAAGCAAGTGCCGAAGCCCTAAAAGCACATATCACGCTTTGGTACGCGAGTAGAGATCATGGTAATAATGCTATGATTACTCAGGCTCTTGCGGCTGCCAATTCAGTGATTCAAAACAGTCATGCGTCACTTATTGATTATGTAAATGAAGGCGTAGATGGATTTAATGATATGTGTATCGGGCAATCTAAAACGGGTCTTTTTGAAATTAATATCAGTGCTGCCATGAACGAATCATATCGTGTGGACGGAGGAGATACCACTCCGACAGGATTAACGTTAACGAATCCGTTTTTTCTAAATCCTAATTCAAATGCGCCTATTATTAGTGACGATTTTTATGGTAAGGATATGATGAATTCAGATTCGGACAGAGACAATGATAAACGTAAAGAATTGTTTTTTAGCAATTTTGATTCAAATGAACAATCTTCTTTAATGAAATATTCTCAGGCAACTCGCGATGGTCAGGCGTCTGATCCTTATGCGAGATTTTCAGAATCCAACATCTTAATTTTCAGATTAGCGGATATCTACCTTCTTAGAGCTGAAGCAAATATGAAACTAGGAAATACTTCCGCTGCTGTTGCCGATATTAATACAATCAGATCTAAAGCTAATGTACCTAATTATACCGGTGCTACTGACAATGAATCACTTACGAAAGCCATTTTTGACGAGCGTGCTATTGAATTGGTAGGCGAAGGACAATCAGGATTTGACAGAATCAGAATGAATTATTTTGCGGGAGTAAGCTGGATGAACCCAACCAGAATTGCTCATAAAGGCTGTTTTTGGCCAATTGATCCATCTGTAATCTCTATTAATTCTGCCATTATTCAAACCGACTTTTGGAAAGGTAAGTTGTAA
- a CDS encoding fasciclin domain-containing protein: MKYIVIIIVLFSMYSCSNDDYLIDGGLANQNVGMSTYDFLKSHKQLDTLALLIQKAGMIDVVNAKSTTLFAPNNLSIKNYIFYKKDIEENPNYGINDIPVDELKEILGGYIFDQSLDRSKLVKEGRVYLAHNGEERGISLIPVEEYKDQLDQFPEYVVYSFKGLDNYWGTNPDDGSNDDVHTIVRTSNLISTNGVIHVLQGSHHFSNYIIN, from the coding sequence ATGAAATATATAGTAATAATAATAGTGCTTTTCAGTATGTATTCCTGTTCAAACGACGACTATTTAATTGATGGTGGTCTTGCCAATCAAAATGTTGGAATGTCTACTTATGATTTTCTAAAATCACATAAACAACTGGACACATTGGCTTTATTGATTCAAAAAGCAGGTATGATTGATGTGGTTAATGCGAAATCAACGACTCTTTTTGCTCCGAATAATTTGTCTATCAAGAATTATATTTTTTATAAGAAAGATATCGAAGAAAATCCAAATTATGGTATAAACGATATTCCTGTAGATGAGTTGAAAGAAATATTAGGAGGATATATTTTCGATCAAAGTCTGGATCGCAGCAAATTGGTAAAAGAAGGGAGAGTTTATCTAGCCCATAATGGGGAAGAGAGAGGGATTTCTCTTATACCTGTTGAAGAATATAAGGATCAATTAGATCAATTTCCGGAGTATGTGGTTTATTCTTTCAAAGGATTGGATAATTATTGGGGGACTAATCCAGATGATGGCAGCAATGACGATGTTCATACTATCGTCAGAACCTCCAATTTAATTTCTACCAACGGAGTAATTCATGTGCTGCAAGGGTCTCATCATTTTTCGAATTATATCATCAATTAA
- a CDS encoding DUF5007 domain-containing protein, with amino-acid sequence MKKIICLLGITLFILSCEQPEVGYISDNIHSLQDTITVPRGVFFSSVPPAVEGSTYPMEWAITSITDKNGKVTTELQDKHEILTWTAPFDPTTDTTLELAMKKLKLSPQPSIIMNPVSGEFVFTQASKSVVEDNFIVNVSAKNVRGERQLDNFTRVKMGPFVPVEFKTEMRSRLQLGKGAGAYDTGYTYSVLNDSDPKVAGVLNGTDPYITITKISEEPKLAIKVKMIIADSHGAALDPNKVVFNYSGSAPLQNYHDNTIGTVLDSESTTFGLPAPPFPQYARNYTGNDAYLMYYLTTADAFTVDKAAFEAANGVKDWSKYIDPATGQIRNRAYIRWGMKINDSGTWEIRMKIPYTTKK; translated from the coding sequence ATGAAAAAGATAATTTGTTTATTAGGGATTACCCTGTTTATATTGTCCTGTGAGCAGCCAGAAGTGGGCTATATCAGCGATAATATACATTCACTACAAGACACAATCACCGTTCCTCGCGGCGTGTTTTTTTCTTCTGTGCCGCCGGCAGTAGAAGGATCAACATATCCAATGGAATGGGCAATTACAAGTATTACGGATAAAAATGGTAAAGTAACTACTGAATTGCAGGATAAACATGAGATTTTGACCTGGACAGCTCCATTTGATCCTACTACGGATACTACGTTGGAATTGGCTATGAAAAAATTAAAACTGAGTCCGCAACCGTCTATTATAATGAATCCCGTAAGCGGGGAATTTGTCTTCACACAAGCCTCTAAATCGGTTGTTGAGGACAATTTTATAGTCAATGTCAGTGCAAAAAATGTTCGTGGAGAACGTCAGTTAGATAATTTCACACGCGTGAAAATGGGTCCATTTGTTCCTGTAGAATTCAAAACAGAGATGAGGTCAAGACTACAGTTAGGCAAAGGAGCAGGTGCTTATGATACCGGTTACACGTATTCTGTACTAAACGATAGTGATCCAAAAGTTGCGGGTGTTTTAAACGGAACCGATCCTTATATCACGATTACAAAAATAAGCGAAGAACCAAAATTAGCCATAAAAGTAAAAATGATTATTGCAGACAGTCATGGAGCAGCTCTTGATCCTAATAAAGTAGTTTTTAATTATAGCGGATCTGCACCTTTACAAAATTATCATGATAATACTATAGGAACCGTATTGGATTCAGAAAGTACGACTTTTGGATTACCGGCTCCGCCATTCCCCCAATACGCCAGAAATTACACAGGTAATGATGCTTACTTAATGTATTATTTGACAACAGCAGATGCTTTTACAGTTGATAAAGCAGCTTTTGAAGCAGCAAATGGCGTAAAGGACTGGAGTAAATATATCGATCCTGCTACTGGTCAAATTAGAAACAGAGCTTACATACGATGGGGAATGAAAATTAATGATTCCGGCACTTGGGAAATTAGAATGAAAATCCCCTATACAACCAAGAAATAG